One genomic region from Sphingobacterium multivorum encodes:
- a CDS encoding WD40/YVTN/BNR-like repeat-containing protein, giving the protein MKPLFLALIIQTFLLSHLSAQQAKINIVNQERNSSYRGLSVVDDTTLWVSGSNGTVGLSTDAGKNWQWVNPIGYEKTDFRDIEAFDEHEALIISAGSPAIILSTQDGGRSWKEVFNDKRPEIFYDGFAFTSKGVGIAFGDAIQGKMPLLKSTDFGRSWKDISANMHFTITDGEAGFAASGTSIYCDNTGTYWIATGGTVSNIYSSKDQGNTWQRYSCPIIQGTNSTGPFSVAFNTSKTGIVVGGDYKADKNKDKNSLLTNDGGKTWFAPQRAPAGFKSAIIYLSKKQLICTGTSGTDLSNDGGKNWTPIGKESFNAVQKAKKGRAIFLVGDKGKIGNLAL; this is encoded by the coding sequence ATGAAACCTTTATTTCTTGCCCTTATTATCCAAACCTTTCTCCTGAGCCATTTGAGTGCTCAACAAGCAAAAATTAACATCGTAAATCAAGAACGAAATAGCAGCTACAGAGGTTTAAGTGTAGTTGATGATACAACTCTATGGGTAAGCGGAAGCAATGGAACAGTTGGGCTCAGCACCGATGCTGGAAAAAACTGGCAGTGGGTCAATCCAATTGGCTACGAAAAAACAGATTTTAGGGATATCGAAGCATTTGATGAGCATGAAGCCTTAATTATATCGGCCGGTTCCCCTGCCATTATCTTAAGCACACAGGATGGTGGTCGAAGCTGGAAAGAAGTATTCAATGACAAGCGGCCCGAAATATTTTATGACGGTTTTGCTTTTACATCAAAAGGGGTCGGCATTGCCTTTGGCGACGCCATTCAGGGAAAAATGCCGCTATTGAAAAGCACCGATTTCGGAAGGTCCTGGAAAGATATATCCGCGAATATGCACTTTACCATTACCGATGGCGAGGCCGGTTTTGCAGCCAGTGGAACATCAATATATTGCGATAACACCGGAACATATTGGATTGCCACAGGTGGGACAGTTTCCAATATCTACAGCAGCAAGGATCAGGGTAACACATGGCAACGTTACAGCTGCCCCATCATTCAGGGCACCAATAGTACCGGCCCTTTTTCTGTCGCATTTAACACATCAAAAACGGGTATTGTCGTCGGTGGCGATTACAAAGCGGATAAAAACAAAGACAAAAATAGCCTGCTAACCAACGATGGCGGCAAAACATGGTTTGCACCACAGAGAGCACCCGCTGGCTTTAAGTCGGCCATTATTTATCTTTCCAAAAAACAGCTGATCTGCACGGGCACTTCGGGCACAGACCTATCGAATGACGGCGGAAAAAACTGGACGCCTATCGGAAAGGAAAGTTTCAATGCCGTCCAAAAGGCAAAAAAAGGTCGCGCGATATTTTTAGTGGGCGATAAAGGAAAAATAGGGAATTTAGCATTATAA
- a CDS encoding Na+/H+ antiporter: protein MIRKIILGTYCFLSLILFVFPTNAQQPMDEINELLDRWHKTSGEVKYGPFLNVIASDGVILGTDHDERWDKAHAEKFTDQYFNPKNAWTYTYDKRHISFNADSTTAWFDESFKINTKSFRGVGVLSKLDNEWKLRQYSMSMSAPYADVKAAVGGKAGQKIHSNLLLVMVLFFFMAMLFVLSQRLKISYPILLVIGGLVISLIPGAPVISVDPDIVFMVFLPPLLFEAAWYTNWGNFLKWRRSIFIMGFGLVFFTSLAIAYFSVSIIPGFTLALGFLLGGIISPPDAVAASSVLKGVSIPKRGIAILEGESLVNDAASLTVFRFASIAILTGQFVMSNATTQFLMLSVMGVVVGLVIGHILYIFLRYVAKSSSISTPITLIAPYLMYIVAEHFEWSGVLAVVSGGLFLSFRAGDYLNYHTRIQTKEVWATVGFLLNGFVFILIGLELPVIINGLGEYSMEEAIDYALAICVIVIVLRLIAVYLSAFVPRILFKRVRIKEKSPGWKLPLVVGWAGMRGVVSLASALAIPLTLYDGTAFPHRNLILFITFVVILVTLVFQGLTLPLLIKLIKIEEVDEQASMEEQIDEIRVRLGKESIAYLDKHYAKEMLEHETIARVKEQIIRSVNASERAKEENTRAQLSAVRGLYNKIMLELLALRRDGLYKIKESKAYDSDVIKEIEYSLDLEESRLSRK from the coding sequence ATGATTAGAAAGATCATTTTAGGTACGTATTGTTTTCTTAGTTTAATCTTATTTGTTTTTCCGACAAATGCCCAGCAGCCTATGGACGAAATCAATGAGCTGTTAGATCGTTGGCACAAAACCTCGGGCGAGGTAAAGTATGGCCCGTTTTTGAATGTTATTGCTTCAGATGGCGTTATTTTGGGTACTGATCATGATGAAAGGTGGGATAAAGCACATGCCGAGAAGTTCACCGATCAATATTTCAATCCAAAAAATGCCTGGACCTACACCTATGATAAGCGGCATATCAGCTTTAATGCAGATAGTACGACAGCGTGGTTTGATGAATCTTTTAAGATCAATACCAAGTCTTTTCGTGGCGTGGGGGTATTAAGTAAGCTGGACAATGAATGGAAGCTTCGTCAATATAGCATGTCCATGTCGGCTCCCTATGCGGATGTAAAAGCGGCCGTAGGCGGAAAGGCAGGTCAGAAAATTCACAGTAATCTCTTATTGGTTATGGTGCTGTTTTTCTTTATGGCCATGTTATTTGTGCTGAGTCAACGCTTAAAAATCTCTTACCCCATTCTGCTGGTTATTGGCGGACTGGTGATTTCGCTGATTCCGGGCGCGCCGGTTATTAGTGTTGATCCCGATATCGTATTTATGGTGTTTTTGCCACCTTTGCTTTTCGAAGCAGCCTGGTATACCAATTGGGGGAATTTTCTAAAGTGGCGACGGTCTATTTTCATCATGGGCTTTGGTTTAGTCTTTTTCACATCATTGGCCATTGCCTACTTTTCGGTCAGTATTATTCCTGGGTTTACCTTAGCGCTGGGCTTTTTACTGGGTGGGATTATCTCTCCCCCAGATGCCGTGGCCGCGAGTTCTGTCCTGAAGGGGGTAAGTATTCCTAAACGGGGAATTGCAATATTGGAAGGAGAAAGCCTGGTCAATGATGCGGCCTCATTGACTGTCTTTAGATTTGCATCCATCGCGATTCTTACTGGTCAGTTCGTAATGAGCAATGCGACGACACAGTTTCTGATGTTATCGGTCATGGGCGTTGTCGTTGGTTTGGTCATCGGTCACATCCTCTATATCTTCTTACGTTATGTCGCGAAATCGTCCAGTATTTCAACACCCATTACCCTCATCGCGCCTTATTTAATGTATATTGTTGCAGAGCATTTTGAGTGGTCGGGGGTTTTGGCGGTGGTTAGTGGCGGATTGTTTCTTTCCTTCCGGGCAGGCGATTACCTCAACTACCATACACGCATCCAGACGAAGGAGGTTTGGGCGACAGTTGGCTTTCTATTAAATGGATTTGTCTTTATTTTAATTGGACTTGAACTTCCGGTGATCATCAATGGATTGGGCGAATACTCCATGGAGGAAGCTATTGATTATGCCTTGGCGATCTGTGTAATTGTTATTGTTTTGCGCTTAATCGCCGTTTATCTTTCGGCTTTTGTTCCCAGAATATTATTCAAACGGGTTCGCATCAAGGAAAAGAGTCCGGGGTGGAAACTGCCCCTGGTCGTTGGCTGGGCCGGGATGAGAGGCGTGGTTTCTTTGGCGTCAGCATTAGCGATTCCATTGACTTTATACGATGGAACGGCCTTCCCGCACCGAAATCTGATTTTGTTCATTACGTTTGTGGTTATTTTGGTAACACTCGTTTTTCAGGGGCTTACATTGCCTTTGTTGATTAAATTGATAAAAATTGAGGAAGTCGACGAGCAAGCTTCAATGGAAGAGCAAATTGATGAGATCCGTGTACGGCTTGGCAAAGAATCTATTGCATATCTGGATAAACATTATGCAAAAGAAATGCTGGAACATGAGACCATCGCTCGCGTCAAAGAGCAGATTATCCGGAGCGTAAATGCATCCGAACGAGCGAAAGAAGAGAATACGCGGGCACAGCTTTCGGCAGTTAGAGGCTTGTATAATAAAATTATGCTGGAACTTTTGGCGCTACGTCGTGACGGTCTGTACAAGATCAAAGAAAGTAAGGCTTATGACAGCGATGTCATTAAAGAGATCGAGTATTCGCTGGACTTGGAAGAATCGCGATTGTCGCGTAAGTAG